The following nucleotide sequence is from Pseudomonas putida S13.1.2.
GACCGTGTCACTGGCCACATCGACCACGTGCAGGTTGTTCGGGTAGTTGGTCACGATCATGTATTCGTGGCCAGCCTTCAGCGCAGGCCCGGTGTCGTCAGCCTGAGCCAGCCCGGCGCAGGCCGTGGCGGCGATGGTGAGCGCGAGTTGCGCGCAGCGTCCAGCTTTCATGCGGTTTCCCCTTGTCATTCTTGTTAGGCCGGTCACTTGTCTTTCGGGAACACAGTGCCCAGGTTGCGCCAGTCATCCGCCGAGTTGGTCGCCTGGGCGTTCCAGTCCTGATAGGTGCTCATCATGTCCGGCACCTGGGCCGGCCACCAGCAAGGGTCGGAGCAGCCATACAGGTCGGCCTCCATCGGCTGGCACAGCGAGCTCACGCCACCAAAGGCATCCACTTCCCAACCCGGGTCGGTTGTGGCCGTGCAGCCGGCCACCGCACTCATGGCCATGACTTCTTCGATGCGGTCTTCGGCAGCGGCCTGCTCAAGGATGCGCGCCTTGTTGTTCAGGGGCTTCAAGTGCTTCATGTCAGTGCGCCTTCCGCGGGGTGATGTAGCGGTCGATGAAGGCCGGGTTGGCGGCCATGATGCGGCTGTAGACTTCGATGCCGAAGTCGACCCAGTCGCGCATCAGTTCGCAATAGTGGTAGGTCGGGTGCTGCGGGTCGCCGTAGCGGGCGTAGCTTTCGTGGTAGCAGCCACCGGAGCACAGGTTGCGGATGCGGCAGCTCTCGCAGCCGGTGTTGCTGCGGTCCAGGCGCTGTGAGAGGAAGTCGTTGAGCTCCACCTGCTTCACACCCTGGTGCACGTTGCCGAAGGTCGGCAGGCTGGAGCCGGTGAAGCGGTGGCACAGGTTCAGCTCGCCTTCATGGTCCACCGCCAGCATTTTCAGCCCGGCACCGCATGGCAGGGCCTTCTTGTGGCCTTCGTGAATGTCGGTGATCAGCTGGTGCAGGTTGGAGAAACCGATGTTGCGGTGTTCCAGCGCTGCGTCCAGGTAACGGCGGCCCAGCGCCTTCATGTTGGCGAAGACCTCAACCAGTTCTTCGCCGGTGAGGTTGAAGGCCGCCATGTCGCCGGAGGTGACCGGGGCAAAGCCGACTTCGGCAAAGCCCATTTCGTTGAACAAGTGGTTCCAGATGGTCTCGATATCGGTGATGCCGCGGGTCAAGGTCACCCGCGCCCCCACCGGGCGACTGTTGTAGCGCGACAACAGCATGTCGGCCTTGCGCCGCACCACGTCATAGGTACCCTGCCCGCCCACCGTGATGCGGTTGCGGTCGTGCACGGTCTTGGGGCCGTCGATGCTGATCGACAGGCCGAAGCGGTGGGCATTGAGCCAGTCGACGATCTCTTCGGTCAGCAAGGTGGCATTGGTGGTCATGATGAACTCCACCTGTTTGCCCGCCTCGGCGAAACGCCGCTCGCAGTAGGCCACCATATGTTCGATCAACGGCCGGTTGGACAAGGGCTCGCCACCGAAGAACACCACGCTGTAACGTTCCTCGTCAGGCGATTCCTTGAGCAGCATTTCCACCGAGGCTTCGGCGGTGGCGGTGCTCATCTTCTTGCCAGCGGACGGCTTGTCCAGGTCTTCCTTGTAGCAATAGGTACAGCTCAGGTTGCAACCAGTGTTGACGTTGAGCACCACGGTATTCAGCGCAGTGCGCTCGACCCGCTTGAGGGCAATTTCCGGGGTTAGCGGCGAGCCGTCACTGACCAGTTCCAGCGCGATCAGCTCGCGCAGGGTGTCCTGGATATCGCTGCCGGCAAACTGCTGGCCCAGGCGCTGCATCAGCTCCTCGGCCGAACAGCCTTGCTGGCGCAAGGTGTCGATGATGCCCCCAGTCACCGCGTCGGCGGTGAACAGCGAGCTGCTGGGGATATGGAACAGCATGCGGTCGGCATCTACCTGCACTTCATGCAGGTTGCGTTCGACCAGATTCAGTAGTGCGCCCATGGCGACCTCCGGGTTATCGATCCGTTGGAAAACCGTTGCACCCTGCCATTACGGCAGCGGTGGGTTGTTCCAGCGCTGAACGGTGACGATCATGTGCCCTTCGCCGGTCTGGCCACCGTCGGCCAGGGTGGCGATAACCTTCAGGTTGCCAGCGTTGTTGGTCATCATCTTGCGTTCAGGGTTGGGGCCGGCACCGCCTGGCACGAACACCCCGTCGGCCTGCATCTGCCCGGCGAACTTGACGTCTTCGTCCTCGACCGCACGCTCATTGAACGGCTCGACCTTCCAGGTGGCCGGCAGATAGCCGATGCGCAGCGGCTGGCCACTGGCATCCTTGCCCCAGGCTTCGGCCTCGAAACGGCCCTGCACCTTCGGCACCGAAGCGCCGTTTTCGCCGATGCGGGCAATGGAGAACGCCGGCACGACTTTCACTTCCTCGACCTTGTCGTACACCGCCAGATTCACGCCTTTAAGCGCGCCCACTGCAACTTCGCGCTGCCCTGGCTTGGCGTCGGCTGCCGCGCGGGCCTTGACCCGTACCAGGGTCGGGGTCTGCTCCAGCACTTCGGTCACTTCTACCCCGGCACCCAGGTCGGGCTTGCCGTCCAGGCCGCTGCCCACCAGGGTGATCTCGCTTTCGCCGCCGGCCTTGATGAATGCCGGTTGCACCGCCAGCAGGCGCGCCTTGCCTTCCTTGGCAGCCGCGAAGTCCAGGCCACGCTCGTCGTGTTCGGCCTCGAACATGCGGCCTTTCATTTCGCCATCCAGCGCCGCGAACACCTGGCGCAGGTTGGTGTCGCCAACCTTGACGTTGCCGCGCCATTCATAGCCGTTGTACAGGATCGCCGTGCCGCTGCCGTTGAACGGTGTACCGTCGGCATAGGCGCCCTTGACCTCGACCTTGAAGGTGTCGCCCTCCCCGGCCGAAACGCTCATCACACCGCGCACATCACCCTTGGCCAGCATGTGGCCGCTGAACGCCCACTGCCCCTGCAGCACGTCGGCCTTCGGTTTTGCCTGCTGCCATTCAGCCCAGGCCGGGTTGTCCAGCGGGTAGCGCCTGGCAAGTTCCGGCACCACCTGCTGCAGGGCAATGGGCAGCCAGTCGCGGTCCCGCGCCTGGGCCTGGTATTCGAGGGACGGCCACTGGCCGAGGTGGAAGTTGACCAGGTGCTCCCATTCCTTGGCCGGGCGGCGCTGCAAGGCGACGCGGGCACCGGAGTGGCAACGGCCACAGGTTTCGCTGAGCTGGGTGTCGAAATGCTCGACCGTGTTCAGCCGGCGCTCCATGGCGTAGCGCACGCCATCGGTTTCGCTGGGCGCCAGGCCCTGCTTGTCGGCCAGGTACTTGACCAGCGTGCGACGGTCGTCGTCGCTGATCTGCAGGCCGTGCATCACCTGCATGCGGGCGATGCTCATCAGCCAGCCTTCCGGGGTTTTACGCTGGTGGCTGATACGGCTGTAGGTATCGTTGCCTTCGGGGATATGGCACCCCATGCACTTGTTCTGCAACAGGCTCGGGCCCTGCTCGGCCGCCATGGCCTGGGTGCTCAGCAGCGCGGCGGCGACCAGCGCCAGTTTGCCCGCATGCCGCCGGAGTCGAGTCGTCTTCAAGGTCAGACCTCCACGGTTGTTGTTCTTATCGTTTTTCGCACGCTTTGGTACAGCAGGTGTGCATGTGGCAGTTGTGATACAGGAACTGTGCCAGTTGCTGTAAAAGCGTTGCCTTTCAACCTTTTAGGCAGTTTCCGTGGCCTGGCCAGCAGCCAAGATGGCCACTTGCAGCGTGCCATTTCGCGACTAGGTGTTTCATCCTGAGACAAGGGCCTGCCACGCAGGCCTTCGCGGGCATGCCCGCTCCCACAGGAATGGCACAACGCCTGGGGTCAACGCTGTACCTGTGGGAGCGGGCAAGCCCGCGAAGAGGCCGGGACATCCACTGTTGCACCACCGTCTCACACCGTCTCAATGTGCAACAGCGCACGCCTGCAATCACAACCTTGCACCCAGGAAAAACCGAACACCTTCAATGCCTTGCGGCCGTCTGCCCACTTTGGCACGCCCATTGCGCCAGTGCCCTTCACTCCCAATGACAAGAGGCACAGCCCCATGCTTTCCGATCTGCCCATCCTGCCCGCCACCCGCGCCTTTCTCGAGCGCAAGCTGAAGATGCGCATCGGCGCCGACTGGCAGGACGCCGCCAGCGGCCGCACACTGTCGTTCCGTAACCCGGCCACCGGCGAAGTGCTGGGTGAAGTGCCCGCCGCCGACGCCGAGGATGTCGACCGCGCCGTGCGCGCGGCACGCCAGGCCTTCGACGATTCGCCGTGGAGCCGCCTGCGCCCACGCGAACGGCAGAACCTGCTGTGGCGCCTGGCCGACCTGATGGAGCGCGACGCCCGCCAGCTGGCCGAGCTGGAATGCCTGAACAACGGCAAGAGCGCCGCCGTGGCCCAGGTGATGGACGTGCAACTGGCCATCGACTTCCTGCGTTATATGGCCGGCTGGGCTACCAAGATCGAGGGTAGCACCGTCGAAGCCTCCATGCCGTTGATGCCCAACGACCAGTTCCACGGCTTCGTGCGCCGTGAGGCTGTCGGCGTGGTCGGCGCCATCGTCGCCTGGAACTTCCCGCTGCTGTTGGCCTGCTGGAAGCTCGGCCCGGCCCTGGCCACCGGCTGCACCATCGTGCTCAAGCCCGCCGATGAAACCCCACTGAGCGTGCTGAAGCTGGCTGAGCTGGTGGACGAAGCTGGCTACCCGGCAGGCGTGTTCAACGTGGTGACCGGCACCGGCCTGAATGCCGGCGCCGCGCTCAGCCGCCACCCTGGCGTAGACAAGCTGACCTTCACCGGTTCCACCGAGGTTGGCAAACTGATCGGCAAGGCGGCCATGGACAACATGACACGGGTCACCCTGGAGCTGGGCGGCAAGTCGCCAACCATCGTCATGCCCGACGCCAACCTGCAGGAAGCCGCTGCCGGCGCAGCCACCGCGATCTTCTTCAACCAGGGCCAGGTGTGTTGCGCAGGCTCGCGGCTGTATGTGCACCGCAAGCACTTCGACAACGTGGTGGCCGACATCGCCGGCATCGCCAACGGCATGAAGCTGGGTAACGGGCTGGACCCGGCCGTGCAAATGGGCCCGTTGATCTCGGCCAAGCAGCAGGACCGCGTCACCGGGTATATCGAGCTTGGCCGCGAACTGGGTGCGACCATTGCCTGTGGCGGCGAAGGCTTTGGGCCGGGTTACTTCGTCAAACCCACGGTGATCGTCGATGTCGACCAGCGCCACCGCCTGGTGCAGGAAGAAATCTTCGGGCCGGTGCTGGTGGCGATGCCGTTCGATGACATCGACGAAGTGATCGGTATGGCCAACGACAACCCCTATGGCCTGGGCGCGAGCATCTGGTCCAACGACCTGGCTGCGGTGCACCGCATGATCCCGCGTATCAAGTCGGGTTCGGTGTGGGTCAACTGCCACAGCGCGCTGGACCCGGCGCTGCCATTTGGTGGCTACAAGATGTCTGGCGTGGGTCGTGAGATGGGCGCAGCGGCCATCGACCACTACACCGAGCTCAAGTCAGTGCTGATCAAGCTCTGATCTTCTGCCTGTACCGGCCCTATCGCCGGCAAGCCAGCTCCCACAAGTACGGCACAGGACCTGAGGGCAGTGGATACCTGTGGGAGCTGGCTTGCCGGCGATAGGGCCGGTACAGGGAATACAAAACAACAATAAAAACCATGGAGCAAAACCATGAGGCACACACTCGCCTGCACACTGGCCCTGCTGTTAACCGCACCCGCCAGCCAAGCCTACGAGCTGTACAACCAAAATGGCACCACCCTCAACGCCGACCTCGAAGCCCTGTTCGGCACGTTCCACAGCGACGAAAGCTTCAACCAGGCCGGCAACCGCCAATCCGGCAGCACCGCCTGGCAGGAGGGTTACGTCAAATATGGCCTCAGCGGCAGCCAGGGCCTTGCCGACAGCGGCGCCCTCTACGGCGCCTTCAACCTGCTCAGTTCCGCCACCTGGGGCGATGGCGACGCCGCCGGCCTGACCCTGGGCGATGAGCGTCGCACCGCCATCGAAGACCTGTACCTGGGCTGGCGCTCGGCCAACCTGTTCCCGGCGCTGGGCGAGGACGGCGTGGACATTTCTGGCGGCCGCCAGGTGGTGACGCTGGGTGACGGCTTCCTGATCCAGGGCGACCCGGTCAACCTCGGCAAGGTCGACCTGGGCGCCAACTTCGACCGTGGCGGTGCCTACTACCTGGCTGCCCGCAAGGCCTTCGACCGCACCGCCGTGCTGCGCCTGGGCGGCAAACAGGGCTGGCGCGGCGACCTGATGTGGCTGAAGTCCGACAACCACTACCAGGCCGACACCTCCCTGGCGGTGGCCAACCTGGAACACGTCGCCGATACCGGTACTGTCGGCCTGAGCTGGATCCGCGCCCTGGACGTGGACCAGCGCTACGCGCAGATCATGGGGCTTGAGCACCGGGACGGCATGGACACCGCCAGCCTGCGCGGGCGCGGCAACCTGGGCGTGAAAGACCTCGAGCTGGCTGCCGAGTACGTGACCCAGGACAAGACCGGCGGGCGCGAGAATGCCTGGTACCTGGAGGGCAACTGGACCTTCTCCGAGCTCCCCTGGTCACCCACCGCCACCTACCGCTACAGCCGCTTCTCCGAAGGTTTCGACCCACTGTTCTACGGCCTTAGCCGAGGCTATGGCACCTGGTTCCAAGGTGAAGTGGCAGCCAACTATGCCGGGCCGTTCAACAAGAACAGCCAGGTGCACCACGTGGCGCTGAAAGGCAAGCCGCGGGACAATCTCACCCTCGGCGCGCTGTACTTCGACTTCGACACGCTTGACACCGACCGGGGCAACCTCGGCGGGCGTGAGCTGGACCTGTATGTAGAATGGATGGTCAACGACCACTTGCTGATCAGCCCGTTGGTGGGGTTCTACAAGCCTGAGCGCAGTGCGGCCAATGGCGGCACGCAGCTGGGCAGCCGTGACACCGGTACCTATATGCAGTTGATCGTCGGAACGTTCTTCTGAATTAAAAGATTTGCGGTTGCCCCGCAGCCCCCCGCGACACAAGACGCCTCCGTGGTCCCTGTAGGAGCGGCCTTGCGTCGCGATGGGCCGCAAAGCGGCCCCGGCAATCTCAAACCAACCCCTGCTCCGCCAACCACCGCCGCACCATCCTCTGCTGTTCACCCGCAAGCCCCGACAACACTGCCTCAACAGGCCGGCCACTACGTATTTCCCGCACCACTGGCGCCAACTCCACGCCCTGCAAATGCCACACCCCCAACGGCTGATCCGCGGTTACCACCACCTCGGCCGCATCCACCAGCCCATCACGCAGCACCGGCCGCCGCTCAACCCGTACTGCTTGCCAGTCAGCCGCCTGATGCAATGGCTGCGCATCGGGCCAGCCCTGGCGCCTGGCCCAGAACGGCTGCCCCGCCCGCCCCTGCTCCTGCCCGTAGAAAT
It contains:
- the peaB gene encoding quinohemoprotein amine dehydrogenase maturation protein; protein product: MGALLNLVERNLHEVQVDADRMLFHIPSSSLFTADAVTGGIIDTLRQQGCSAEELMQRLGQQFAGSDIQDTLRELIALELVSDGSPLTPEIALKRVERTALNTVVLNVNTGCNLSCTYCYKEDLDKPSAGKKMSTATAEASVEMLLKESPDEERYSVVFFGGEPLSNRPLIEHMVAYCERRFAEAGKQVEFIMTTNATLLTEEIVDWLNAHRFGLSISIDGPKTVHDRNRITVGGQGTYDVVRRKADMLLSRYNSRPVGARVTLTRGITDIETIWNHLFNEMGFAEVGFAPVTSGDMAAFNLTGEELVEVFANMKALGRRYLDAALEHRNIGFSNLHQLITDIHEGHKKALPCGAGLKMLAVDHEGELNLCHRFTGSSLPTFGNVHQGVKQVELNDFLSQRLDRSNTGCESCRIRNLCSGGCYHESYARYGDPQHPTYHYCELMRDWVDFGIEVYSRIMAANPAFIDRYITPRKAH
- a CDS encoding aldehyde dehydrogenase family protein; this translates as MLSDLPILPATRAFLERKLKMRIGADWQDAASGRTLSFRNPATGEVLGEVPAADAEDVDRAVRAARQAFDDSPWSRLRPRERQNLLWRLADLMERDARQLAELECLNNGKSAAVAQVMDVQLAIDFLRYMAGWATKIEGSTVEASMPLMPNDQFHGFVRREAVGVVGAIVAWNFPLLLACWKLGPALATGCTIVLKPADETPLSVLKLAELVDEAGYPAGVFNVVTGTGLNAGAALSRHPGVDKLTFTGSTEVGKLIGKAAMDNMTRVTLELGGKSPTIVMPDANLQEAAAGAATAIFFNQGQVCCAGSRLYVHRKHFDNVVADIAGIANGMKLGNGLDPAVQMGPLISAKQQDRVTGYIELGRELGATIACGGEGFGPGYFVKPTVIVDVDQRHRLVQEEIFGPVLVAMPFDDIDEVIGMANDNPYGLGASIWSNDLAAVHRMIPRIKSGSVWVNCHSALDPALPFGGYKMSGVGREMGAAAIDHYTELKSVLIKL
- the qhpC gene encoding quinohemoprotein amine dehydrogenase subunit gamma gives rise to the protein MKHLKPLNNKARILEQAAAEDRIEEVMAMSAVAGCTATTDPGWEVDAFGGVSSLCQPMEADLYGCSDPCWWPAQVPDMMSTYQDWNAQATNSADDWRNLGTVFPKDK
- the peaA gene encoding quinohemoprotein amine dehydrogenase subunit alpha, producing the protein MKTTRLRRHAGKLALVAAALLSTQAMAAEQGPSLLQNKCMGCHIPEGNDTYSRISHQRKTPEGWLMSIARMQVMHGLQISDDDRRTLVKYLADKQGLAPSETDGVRYAMERRLNTVEHFDTQLSETCGRCHSGARVALQRRPAKEWEHLVNFHLGQWPSLEYQAQARDRDWLPIALQQVVPELARRYPLDNPAWAEWQQAKPKADVLQGQWAFSGHMLAKGDVRGVMSVSAGEGDTFKVEVKGAYADGTPFNGSGTAILYNGYEWRGNVKVGDTNLRQVFAALDGEMKGRMFEAEHDERGLDFAAAKEGKARLLAVQPAFIKAGGESEITLVGSGLDGKPDLGAGVEVTEVLEQTPTLVRVKARAAADAKPGQREVAVGALKGVNLAVYDKVEEVKVVPAFSIARIGENGASVPKVQGRFEAEAWGKDASGQPLRIGYLPATWKVEPFNERAVEDEDVKFAGQMQADGVFVPGGAGPNPERKMMTNNAGNLKVIATLADGGQTGEGHMIVTVQRWNNPPLP